The following proteins are co-located in the Camelina sativa cultivar DH55 chromosome 12, Cs, whole genome shotgun sequence genome:
- the LOC104732335 gene encoding inosine triphosphate pyrophosphatase translates to MAAAAAKAAVVLPRPVTFVTGNAKKLEEVKAIIGNSIPFKSLKLDLPELQGEPEDISKEKARLAALQVNGPVLVEDTCLCFNSLKGLPGPYIKWFLEKLGHEGLNNLLMAYEDKSAYALCAFSFSRGPGAEPLTFLGKTPGKIVPARGPTDFGWDPVFQPDGYDQTYAEMSKEEKNMISHRYKSLALVKSHFKEAGYVFQTDEDTI, encoded by the exons atggcggcggcggcggcgaaAGCAGCGGTGGTTTTGCCACGGCCGGTGACGTTTGTGACGGGAAACGCCAAGAAGCTCGAAGAGGTCAAAGCTATCATCGGAAATTCAATTCCTTTCAAATCTCTCAAACTCGACC TGCCTGAGCTTCAAGGTGAGCCTGAGGATATCTCCAAAGAGAAGGCTCGTTTAGCTGCTCTTCAG GTGAATGGTCCAGTGCTAGTGGAGGATACATGTCTCTGTTTCAATTCCCTGAAGGGGCTTCCTG GGCCATACAT CAAGTGGTTTCTTGAGAAGCTTGGACATGAAG GTCTGAACAACTTACTGATGGCCTATGAAGATAAATCAGCTTATGCATTGTGCGCATTCTCTTTCTCGCGTGGTCCAGGTGCTGAACCTCTTACATTTTTGGGGAAAACTCCG GGTAAGATAGTTCCAGCAAGAGGACCAACTGATTTCGGGTGGGATCCAGTGTTTCAACCTGATGGATATGACCAAAC ttatGCAGAAATGTCTAAGGAAGAAAAGAACATGATATCTCATAGGTACAAGTCATTAGCATTGGTGAAATCACACTTTAAGGAGGCAGGCTATGTGTTCCAGACAGATGAAGATACCATTTAA